From a region of the Nyctibius grandis isolate bNycGra1 chromosome 10, bNycGra1.pri, whole genome shotgun sequence genome:
- the THOC3 gene encoding THO complex subunit 3, with protein MALSPYVQAMQELFRANTRSREFPAHGAKVHSVAWSCCGRRLASGSFDKTASVFLLEKDRLVKENNYRGHGDSVDQLCWHPSNPDLFVTASGDKTIRIWDVRTTKCIATVNTKGENINICWSPDGQTIAVGNKDDVVTFIDAKTHRSKAEEQFKFEVNEISWNNDNNMFFLTNGNGCINILSYPELKPIQSINAHPSNCICIKFDPMGKYFATGSADALVSLWDVDELVCVRCFSRLDWPVRTLSFSHDGKMLASASEDHFIDIAEVETGEKLWEVQCESPTFTVAWHPKRPLLAFACDDKDGKYDSSREAGTVKLFGLPNDS; from the exons ATGGCGCTGTCGCCCTACGTGCAGGCCATGCAGGAGCTGTTCCGCGCCAACACGCGGAGCCGCGAGTTCCCGGCGCACGGCGCCAAGGTGCACTCGGTGGCCTGGAGCTGCTGCGGCCGCCGCCTCGCCTCCGGCTCCTTCGACAAGACCGCCAGCGTCTTCCTGCTCGAGAAGGACCGGCTG GTGAAAGAGAACAACTACCGGGGCCATGGGGACAGCGTGGATCAGCTCTGCTGGCACCCCAGCAACCCTGACCTCTTCGTCACGGCATCTGGGGACAAAACCATCCGCATCTGGGATGTCCGCACCACCAAGTGCATCGCCACTGTCAATACCAAAG GGGAGAACATCAACATCTGTTGGAGCCCTGACGGACAGACCATTGCAGTGGGGAACAAGGATGACGTGGTCACTTTCATTGATGCCAAGACGCATCGCTCCAAAGCTGAGGAACAGTTCAAGTTTGAGGTGAATGAGATCTCCTGGAATAACGATAACAACATGTTCTTCCTCACTAATGGGAATGGCTGCATCAACATCCTCAG CTACCCGGAGCTGAAGCCCATTCAGTCCATCAACGCTCATCCTTCAAACTGCATCTGCATCAAGTTTGATCCCATGGGGAAGTACTTTGCCACGGGCAGTGCTGACGCCTTAGTCAGCCTGTGGGATGTGGATGAACTGGTGTGTGTGAGGTGCTTCTCAAG GCTTGACTGGCCTGTGCGAACACTGAGCTTTAGCCATGACGGGAAGATGCTGGCATCAGCGTCAGAAGATCACTTCATTGATATCGCCGAGGTGGAGACAG GAGAGAAGCTCTGGGAGGTGCAGTGCGAGTCCCCCACCTTCACAGTGGCCTGGCACCCGAAGAGGCCGCTGCTGGCCTTTGCCTGTGACGACAAAGATGGCAAATACGACAGCAGCCGGGAGGCAGGCACCGTCAAGCTCTTCGGGCTCCCCAATGACTCCTAA
- the CPLX2 gene encoding complexin-2, whose protein sequence is MDFVMKQALGGATKDMGKMLGGEEEKDPDAQKKEEERQEALRQQEEERKAKHARMEAEREKVRQQIRDKYGLKKKEEKEAEEKAALEQPCEGSLTRPKKAIPAGCGDEEEEEEESILDTVLKYLPGPLQDMFKK, encoded by the exons ATGGACTTCGTCATGAAGCAAGCGCTGGGCG GGGCCACCAAGGACATGGGGAAGATGCTGGGGGGCGAGGAGGAGAAGGACCCCGACGcgcagaagaaggaggaggagaggcaggaggcccTGCgccagcaggaggaggagcggAAAGCCAAGCATGCCCGCATGGAAGCGGAGCGGGAGAAAGTCCGGCAGCAGATCCGTGACAAG TACGGGctgaagaagaaggaggagaaggaggcgGAGGAGAAAGCTGCACTGGAGCAGCCGTGTGAGGGCAGCCTGACGCGCCCCAAGAAGGCAATCCCAGCGGGCTGCggggacgaggaggaggaggaggaggagagcatcCTGGACACCGTCCTCAAGTACCTGCCCGGCCCGCTGCAGGATATGTTCAAGAAGTAA